In Nothobranchius furzeri strain GRZ-AD chromosome 18, NfurGRZ-RIMD1, whole genome shotgun sequence, a single genomic region encodes these proteins:
- the plek2 gene encoding pleckstrin-2: MDTDVKIIILREGFLVKRGHIVHNWKARWFVLTPDKLLYYKYEGGKRDSAQRGKILLKDCVITCPYLEYENRPLVLRLQTKHGVDHYLEACSREERDEWAADITAAVNQLKTTDGEKTRNDTDPAERRNINLGKVLDSMYDVHSGIKLSNLVEQGCTYSNCFSGSAVVDWLVFMQLVLTRVEAVTLASALLEEGFLRAVGLKSVEGLRTAGLGEQFLDDSTALYSFSESLKKRGSVKAETSLSAVELSGIVIRRGYLLKQGHRRKNWKVRLFVLRSEPAFLHYYDPTKDDITPVGGFSLRGCLVSSLEDNGVPSGVKGNIQGNLFKIITKSDVHYFIQAATHQDKMEWIDAIRQQT, encoded by the exons ATGGACACAGACGTGAAAATCATCATTCTGAGAGAAGGCTTTCTGGTGAAGAGG GGCCATATTGTTCACAACTGGAAAGCCCGCTGGTTTGTGCTGACGCCAGACAAGTTGCTTTATTATAAATATGAAGGAGGGAAGAGAGACTCGGCCCAGAGAGGGAAGATCCTGCTGAAGGACTGTGTGATCACATGTCCTTACCTGGAGTACGAAAACCGGCCA CTGGTGTTGAGACTGCAAACCAAACACGGGGTGGATCATTATTTGGAGGCTTGTTCCAGAGAGGAGCGAGACGAGTGGGCTGCAGATATCACAGCTGCTGTCAACCAGCTGAAAACGACCGATGGTGAGAAGACGCGGAACGACACAGATCCTGCTGAACGACGCAACATCAACCTGGG GAAAGTGTTGGACTCCATGTATGACGTCCACAGTGGCATTAAGCTCAGCAACCTCGTGGAGCAGGGCTGCACTTACAGCAACTGTTTTTCAG GTTCAGCAGTGGTCGACTGGCTGGTGTTCATGCAGCTGGTTCTGACCCGTGTGGAGGCTGTAACTCTGGCCTCGGCTCTGCTGGAGGAGGGCTTCCTCAGGGCTGTTGGTCTGAAGAGCGTGGAGGGCCTCCGTACTGCCGGACTCGGCGAGCAGTTCCTGGACGACTCCACTGCCCTCTACAGCTTT tCTGAAAGTCTGAAGAAGAGAGGCAGCGTGAAGGCTGAGACATCTCTGTCTGCAGTGGAGCTGAGTGGGATAGTGATAAGGAGAGGATATCTACTCAAGCAG GGCCACAGGAGGAAAAACTGGAAGGTGCGACTGTTTGTGCTGCGTTCAGAGCCCGCCTTCCTCCACTATTACGACCCCACCAAG GATGACATCACTCCTGTTGGCGGTTTCTCCCTACGCGGCTGTCTGGTGTCGTCCCTGGAAGATAACGGAGTTCCTTCAG GAGTGAAGGGAAACATTCAAGGCAACTTATTTAAAATCATCACTAAGTCAGACGTCCATTACTTCATCCAGGCTGCGACTCACCAGGACAAGATGGAGTGGATCGATGCAATCAGACAGCAGACgtag